A stretch of the Manis pentadactyla isolate mManPen7 chromosome 16, mManPen7.hap1, whole genome shotgun sequence genome encodes the following:
- the USP49 gene encoding ubiquitin carboxyl-terminal hydrolase 49 isoform X1 has product MDRCKHVGRLRLAQDHSILNPQKWCCRECTTTESVWACLKCSHVACGRYIEDHATKHFEETGHPLAMEVRDLYVFCYLCKDYVLNDNPEGDLKLLRSSLLAVRGQEQDPLVRRGRTLRSMASGEDTVPPQRAPQGQPQMLTALWYRRQRLLAKTLRLWFEKSSRGRAKLEQRRQEEALARKKEQARQRRREVKRRLLEELASAPPRKSARLLLHAPRAAAPRPALPRPPAGGRLTPRRAPAMAPGVTGLRNLGNTCYMNSILQVLSHLQKFRECFLNLDPSKTEQLFPKATNGKAPLSGRPASSSATELAARSDRAKSCEREGLYLNGGASISRSLELIQNKEPSSKHISLCHELHTLFRVMWSGKWALVSPFAMLHSVWSVIPAFRGYDQQDAQEFLCELLHKVQQELESEGTTRRILIPFSQRKLTKQVLKVVNTIFHGQLLSQVTCVSCNYKSNTIEPFWDLSLEFPERYHCIEKGFIPLNQTECLLTEMLAKFTETEALEGRIYACDQCNSKRRKSNPKPLVLSEARKQLMIYRLPQVLRLHLKRFRWSGRNHREKIGVHVVFDQVLTMEPYCCRDMLSSLDKETFAYDLSAVVMHHGKGFGSGHYTAYCYNTEGGFWVHCNDSKLNVCSVEEVCKTQAYILFYTQRTVQGNARISETQLQAQVQSSNNDKGRSRTFP; this is encoded by the exons ATGGATAGATGCAAACATGTAGGGCGGTTGCGACTGGCCCAGGACCACTCCATCCTGAACCCACAGAAGTGGTGCTGCAGGGAGTGCACCACCACTGAGTCGGTGTGGGCCTGTCTCAAGTGCTCCCACGTGGCCTGCGGCCGGTACATCGAGGATCACGCCACGAAACACTTCGAAGAGACGGGACACCCATTAGCCATGGAGGTCCGGGATCTCTACGTGTTCTGTTACTTGTGCAAGGACTACGTGCTCAATGATAACCCCGAGGGGGACCTGAAGCTGCTGAGAAGCTCCCTCTTGGCTGTCAGGGGCCAGGAGCAGGACCCACTGGTGAGGCGCGGGAGGACGCTGCGGTCCATGGCCTCCGGCGAGGACACGGTCCCGCCGCAGCGCGCCCCTCAGGGACAGCCGCAGATGCTCACGGCTCTGTGGTACCGGCGCCAGCGCCTGCTGGCCAAGACGCTGCGGCTCTGGTTCGAGAAGAGCTCCCGGGGCCGGGCCAAGCTGGAGCAGCGGCGGCAGGAGGAGGCGCTGGCGCGCAAGAAGGAGCAGGCGCGGCAGCGGCGGCGCGAAGTGAAGCGGCGGCTGCTGGAGGAGCTGGCCAGCGCCCCTCCGCGCAAGAGCGCGCGGCTGCTGCTGCACGCGCCCCGCGCCGCGGCCCCGCGGCCCGCCTTGCCGCGCCCGCCCGCCGGGGGCCGCCTCACGCCGCGCCGCGCGCCCGCCATGGCGCCGGGCGTCACGGGCCTGCGCAACCTGGGCAACACCTGCTACATGAACTCCATCCTCCAGGTGCTCAGCCACCTGCAGAAGTTCCGCGAGTGTTTTCTGAACCTCGACCCTTCCAAAACGGAACAACTGTTTCCCAAAGCCACCAACGGGAAGGCCCCGCTCTCGGGCAGGCCGGCCAGCAGCTCGGCCACCGAGCTGGCGGCGAGGAGCGACCGGGCCAAGTCGTGCGAGCGGGAGGGCCTCTACCTGAACGGCGGGGCCTCCATCAGCAGGAGCCTAGAACTCATCCAGAACAAGGAGCCGAGCTCGAAGCACATTTCCCTCTGCCATGAACTGCACACCCTCTTCCGAGTCATGTGGTCCGGGAAGTGGGCCCTGGTGTCACCCTTCGCCATGCTCCACTCGGTGTGGAGCGTGATCCCTGCCTTCCGTGGCTACGACCAGCAGGATGCGCAGGAATTTCTCTGTGAACTGTTGCACAAAGTTCAGCAGGAACTCGAGTCTGAGGGGACCACGCGCCGGATCCTCATCCCCTTCTCCCAGAGGAAGCTCACCAAACAGGTCTTAAAGGTGGTGAATACCATATTTCATGGGCAGCTACTCAGTCAG GTCACATGTGTATCATGCAATTACAAATCCAATACCATTGAGCCCTTTTGGGATCTGTCCCTGGAATTCCCTGAACGCTATCACTGCATAGAAAAGGGCTTTATCCCTTTGAACCAGACAGAGTGCCTGCTCACTGAGATGTTGGCCAAGTTCACAGAGACAGAGGCTCTGGAAGGGAGAATCTACGCTTGTGACCAGTGTAACA GCAAACGACGAAAATCCAATCCAAAACCCCTTGTTCTGAGTGAAGCTAGAAAGCAGTTAATGATCTACAGACTACCTCAGGTCCTCCGGCTGCACCTTAAGAGATTCAG GTGGTCTGGCCGTAATCATCGAGAGAAGATTGGGGTCCATGTCGTCTTTGACCAGGTATTAACCATGGAACCTTACTGCTGCAGGGACATGCTCTCCTCTCTTGACAAAGAGACCTTTGCCTATGATCTCTCCGCAGTGGTCATGCATCACGGGAAAGGGTTTGGCTCAGGACACTACACAGCCTATTGCTACAACACAGAGGGAG GTTTTTGGGTCCACTGCAATGACTCAAAGCTGAATGTATGCAGTGTTGAAGAAGTGTGCAAAACTCAAGCCTACATCCTTTTTTATACTCAAAGAACAGTTCAGGGCAATGCAAGAATTTCAGAAACCCAACTCCAAGCTCAGGTGCAGTCCAGCAACAACGATAAGGGCAGATCACGGACCTTCCCCTGA
- the USP49 gene encoding ubiquitin carboxyl-terminal hydrolase 49 isoform X2 translates to MDRCKHVGRLRLAQDHSILNPQKWCCRECTTTESVWACLKCSHVACGRYIEDHATKHFEETGHPLAMEVRDLYVFCYLCKDYVLNDNPEGDLKLLRSSLLAVRGQEQDPLVRRGRTLRSMASGEDTVPPQRAPQGQPQMLTALWYRRQRLLAKTLRLWFEKSSRGRAKLEQRRQEEALARKKEQARQRRREVKRRLLEELASAPPRKSARLLLHAPRAAAPRPALPRPPAGGRLTPRRAPAMAPGVTGLRNLGNTCYMNSILQVLSHLQKFRECFLNLDPSKTEQLFPKATNGKAPLSGRPASSSATELAARSDRAKSCEREGLYLNGGASISRSLELIQNKEPSSKHISLCHELHTLFRVMWSGKWALVSPFAMLHSVWSVIPAFRGYDQQDAQEFLCELLHKVQQELESEGTTRRILIPFSQRKLTKQVLKVVNTIFHGQLLSQVTCVSCNYKSNTIEPFWDLSLEFPERYHCIEKGFIPLNQTECLLTEMLAKFTETEALEGRIYACDQCNSKRRKSNPKPLVLSEARKQLMIYRLPQVLRLHLKRFRWSGRNHREKIGVHVVFDQVFGSTAMTQS, encoded by the exons ATGGATAGATGCAAACATGTAGGGCGGTTGCGACTGGCCCAGGACCACTCCATCCTGAACCCACAGAAGTGGTGCTGCAGGGAGTGCACCACCACTGAGTCGGTGTGGGCCTGTCTCAAGTGCTCCCACGTGGCCTGCGGCCGGTACATCGAGGATCACGCCACGAAACACTTCGAAGAGACGGGACACCCATTAGCCATGGAGGTCCGGGATCTCTACGTGTTCTGTTACTTGTGCAAGGACTACGTGCTCAATGATAACCCCGAGGGGGACCTGAAGCTGCTGAGAAGCTCCCTCTTGGCTGTCAGGGGCCAGGAGCAGGACCCACTGGTGAGGCGCGGGAGGACGCTGCGGTCCATGGCCTCCGGCGAGGACACGGTCCCGCCGCAGCGCGCCCCTCAGGGACAGCCGCAGATGCTCACGGCTCTGTGGTACCGGCGCCAGCGCCTGCTGGCCAAGACGCTGCGGCTCTGGTTCGAGAAGAGCTCCCGGGGCCGGGCCAAGCTGGAGCAGCGGCGGCAGGAGGAGGCGCTGGCGCGCAAGAAGGAGCAGGCGCGGCAGCGGCGGCGCGAAGTGAAGCGGCGGCTGCTGGAGGAGCTGGCCAGCGCCCCTCCGCGCAAGAGCGCGCGGCTGCTGCTGCACGCGCCCCGCGCCGCGGCCCCGCGGCCCGCCTTGCCGCGCCCGCCCGCCGGGGGCCGCCTCACGCCGCGCCGCGCGCCCGCCATGGCGCCGGGCGTCACGGGCCTGCGCAACCTGGGCAACACCTGCTACATGAACTCCATCCTCCAGGTGCTCAGCCACCTGCAGAAGTTCCGCGAGTGTTTTCTGAACCTCGACCCTTCCAAAACGGAACAACTGTTTCCCAAAGCCACCAACGGGAAGGCCCCGCTCTCGGGCAGGCCGGCCAGCAGCTCGGCCACCGAGCTGGCGGCGAGGAGCGACCGGGCCAAGTCGTGCGAGCGGGAGGGCCTCTACCTGAACGGCGGGGCCTCCATCAGCAGGAGCCTAGAACTCATCCAGAACAAGGAGCCGAGCTCGAAGCACATTTCCCTCTGCCATGAACTGCACACCCTCTTCCGAGTCATGTGGTCCGGGAAGTGGGCCCTGGTGTCACCCTTCGCCATGCTCCACTCGGTGTGGAGCGTGATCCCTGCCTTCCGTGGCTACGACCAGCAGGATGCGCAGGAATTTCTCTGTGAACTGTTGCACAAAGTTCAGCAGGAACTCGAGTCTGAGGGGACCACGCGCCGGATCCTCATCCCCTTCTCCCAGAGGAAGCTCACCAAACAGGTCTTAAAGGTGGTGAATACCATATTTCATGGGCAGCTACTCAGTCAG GTCACATGTGTATCATGCAATTACAAATCCAATACCATTGAGCCCTTTTGGGATCTGTCCCTGGAATTCCCTGAACGCTATCACTGCATAGAAAAGGGCTTTATCCCTTTGAACCAGACAGAGTGCCTGCTCACTGAGATGTTGGCCAAGTTCACAGAGACAGAGGCTCTGGAAGGGAGAATCTACGCTTGTGACCAGTGTAACA GCAAACGACGAAAATCCAATCCAAAACCCCTTGTTCTGAGTGAAGCTAGAAAGCAGTTAATGATCTACAGACTACCTCAGGTCCTCCGGCTGCACCTTAAGAGATTCAG GTGGTCTGGCCGTAATCATCGAGAGAAGATTGGGGTCCATGTCGTCTTTGACCAG GTTTTTGGGTCCACTGCAATGACTCAAAGCTGA
- the TOMM6 gene encoding mitochondrial import receptor subunit TOM6 homolog produces the protein MASSGVGMNAAGSANEASEIPDNVGDWLRGVYRFATDRNDFRRNLILNLGLFAAGVWLARNLSDIDLMAPQPGV, from the exons ATGGCTTCTAGTGGGGTTGGTATGAACGCTGCCGGCTCGGCAAATGAAGCTTCTGAAATTCCGGACAACGTAGGAGATTGGCTTCGAGGCGTCTATCGCTTCGCCACTGATAGGAATGATTTCCGGAG GAACTTGATCCTCAATTTGGGACTATTTGCTGCTGGAGTTTGGCTGGCCAGGAATTTGAGTGACATTGATCTAATGGCACCACAGCCAGGGGTGTAG